A region of Arabidopsis thaliana chromosome 5, partial sequence DNA encodes the following proteins:
- a CDS encoding SAUR-like auxin-responsive protein family (SAUR-like auxin-responsive protein family; FUNCTIONS IN: calmodulin binding; INVOLVED IN: response to auxin stimulus; LOCATED IN: peroxisome; EXPRESSED IN: 10 plant structures; EXPRESSED DURING: L mature pollen stage, M germinated pollen stage, 4 anthesis, petal differentiation and expansion stage; CONTAINS InterPro DOMAIN/s: Auxin responsive SAUR protein (InterPro:IPR003676); BEST Arabidopsis thaliana protein match is: SAUR-like auxin-responsive protein family (TAIR:AT3G43120.1); Has 1495 Blast hits to 1481 proteins in 27 species: Archae - 0; Bacteria - 0; Metazoa - 0; Fungi - 0; Plants - 1494; Viruses - 0; Other Eukaryotes - 1 (source: NCBI BLink).), translating to MDENNAAKLTGIRQIVRLKEILQKWQTVTIGPKSEVPPLAAGKQAVAMISPAINKRLLDVKNGDSDEETCQSPEPPHDVPKGNLAVYVGPELRRFIIPTSYLSHSLFKVLLEKAEEEFGFDQSGALTIPCEVETFKYLLKCMENNLKDLHPDDNSGKPPKDQLLPRDHTMNSNPGGQPRLNPGTGLKSKP from the coding sequence ATGGATGAAAACAACGCGGCCAAGTTAACCGGTATCAGGCAGATTGTCAGGCTTAAGGAGATTTTGCAGAAATGGCAAACCGTCACCATAGGCCCCAAGTCAGAAGTTCCTCCATTGGCAGCTGGAAAGCAAGCAGTGGCGATGATTTCGCCCGCCATCAACAAGAGGCTATTAGATGTCAAGAACGGTGACTCGGATGAGGAAACCTGTCAAAGTCCTGAGCCGCCTCATGATGTTCCTAAAGGGAATCTTGCTGTTTATGTTGGACCGGAGCTAAGGAGGTTTATCATACCGACAAGCTATCTTAGCCACTCTCTGTTCAAGGTTTTGCTCgagaaagcagaggaagagtTTGGGTTTGATCAGAGCGGTGCGCTCACCATCCCTTGCGAGGTCGAGACTTTCAAGTACTTGCTTAAGTGCATGGAGAACAATCTTAAAGATCTTCATCCTGATGACAACTCTGGTAAGCCCCCCAAAGACCAACTCTTACCTAGAGATCATACCATGAACTCAAATCCTGGTGGCCAGCCAAGGCTTAATCCAGGGACTGGGTTAAAGTCTAAACCCTGA
- a CDS encoding uncharacterized protein (unknown protein; FUNCTIONS IN: molecular_function unknown; INVOLVED IN: biological_process unknown; LOCATED IN: endomembrane system; EXPRESSED IN: 11 plant structures; EXPRESSED DURING: LP.04 four leaves visible, 4 anthesis, petal differentiation and expansion stage; BEST Arabidopsis thaliana protein match is: unknown protein (TAIR:AT3G43110.1); Has 30201 Blast hits to 17322 proteins in 780 species: Archae - 12; Bacteria - 1396; Metazoa - 17338; Fungi - 3422; Plants - 5037; Viruses - 0; Other Eukaryotes - 2996 (source: NCBI BLink).), translated as MSTLESPLEALAFEYASLGVFAVVNNVWTWIAVVTAAVSFWRIRVTTIGVGDGHACVLIEELTGSKSENESGRLEPKSITGPVKETVARVKETVTKTEPLICDDGVTKGKLTMCYEVDVDVDGGRCVNGDLTAVSYGGGLGNCGGDWWEKWDGVVRMRNGDDSWYRYVDLTVINGNVVRLWDDNKTLVTAACV; from the coding sequence ATGTCGACTTTGGAATCTCCATTAGAGGCGTTGGCGTTTGAATACGCTAGCTTAGGTGTTTTCGCCGTCGTCAACAACGTCTGGACATGGATCGCCGTCGTGACTGCCGCTGTCAGCTTCTGGAGGATCAGAGTCACAACCATAGGAGTCGGAGACGGCCATGCATGTGTCTTGATAGAAGAATTAACCGGTTCTAAATCTGAAAACGAATCCGGTCGTCTCGAACCGAAATCAATAACCGGTCCGGTCAAAGAAACGGTTGCACGAGTGAAGGAAACGGTTACGAAAACGGAGCCGTTAATATGCGATGACGGAGTGACAAAGGGGAAGCTGACGATGTGCTACGAGGTAGACGTTGACGTTGACGGTGGGAGGTGTGTTAACGGAGATTTAACGGCAGTTAGCTACGGAGGAGGTTTGGGTAATTGTGGCGGGGATTGGTGGGAGAAATGGGATGGAGTGGTGAGGATGAGAAATGGTGATGACAGTTGGTACCGTTACGTGGATTTAACGGTGATTAATGGAAATGTGGTAAGGTTATGGGATGACAACAAAACACTAGTAACGGCGGCATGTGTCTAA
- a CDS encoding uncharacterized protein (unknown protein; FUNCTIONS IN: molecular_function unknown; INVOLVED IN: biological_process unknown; LOCATED IN: endomembrane system; EXPRESSED IN: 11 plant structures; EXPRESSED DURING: LP.04 four leaves visible, 4 anthesis, petal differentiation and expansion stage; BEST Arabidopsis thaliana protein match is: unknown protein (TAIR:AT3G43110.1).) — MSTLESPLEALAFEYASLGVFAVVNNVWTWIAVVTAAVSFWRIRVTTIGVGDGHACVLIEELTGSKSENESGRLEPKSITGPVKETVARVKETVTKTEPLICDDGVTKGKLTMCYEVDVDVDGGRCVNGDLTACFFFVG; from the exons ATGTCGACTTTGGAATCTCCATTAGAGGCGTTGGCGTTTGAATACGCTAGCTTAGGTGTTTTCGCCGTCGTCAACAACGTCTGGACATGGATCGCCGTCGTGACTGCCGCTGTCAGCTTCTGGAGGATCAGAGTCACAACCATAGGAGTCGGAGACGGCCATGCATGTGTCTTGATAGAAGAATTAACCGGTTCTAAATCTGAAAACGAATCCGGTCGTCTCGAACCGAAATCAATAACCGGTCCGGTCAAAGAAACGGTTGCACGAGTGAAGGAAACGGTTACGAAAACGGAGCCGTTAATATGCGATGACGGAGTGACAAAGGGGAAGCTGACGATGTGCTACGAGGTAGACGTTGACGTTGACGGTGGGAGGTGTGTTAACGGAGATTTAACGGCA tgttttttttttgttggttga
- a CDS encoding SAUR-like auxin-responsive protein family (SAUR-like auxin-responsive protein family; FUNCTIONS IN: calmodulin binding; INVOLVED IN: response to auxin stimulus; LOCATED IN: peroxisome; EXPRESSED IN: 10 plant structures; EXPRESSED DURING: L mature pollen stage, M germinated pollen stage, 4 anthesis, petal differentiation and expansion stage; CONTAINS InterPro DOMAIN/s: Auxin responsive SAUR protein (InterPro:IPR003676); BEST Arabidopsis thaliana protein match is: SAUR-like auxin-responsive protein family (TAIR:AT3G43120.1); Has 1495 Blast hits to 1481 proteins in 27 species: Archae - 0; Bacteria - 0; Metazoa - 0; Fungi - 0; Plants - 1494; Viruses - 0; Other Eukaryotes - 1 (source: NCBI BLink).) yields the protein MDENNAAKLTGIRQIVRLKEILQKWQTVTIGPKSEVPPLAAGKQAVAMISPAINKRLLDVKNGDSDEETCQSPEPPHDVPKGNLAVYVGPELRRFIIPTSYLSHSLFKVLLEKAEEEFGFDQSGALTIPCEVETFKYLLKCMENNLKDLHPDDNSDGEAVAAKEE from the exons ATGGATGAAAACAACGCGGCCAAGTTAACCGGTATCAGGCAGATTGTCAGGCTTAAGGAGATTTTGCAGAAATGGCAAACCGTCACCATAGGCCCCAAGTCAGAAGTTCCTCCATTGGCAGCTGGAAAGCAAGCAGTGGCGATGATTTCGCCCGCCATCAACAAGAGGCTATTAGATGTCAAGAACGGTGACTCGGATGAGGAAACCTGTCAAAGTCCTGAGCCGCCTCATGATGTTCCTAAAGGGAATCTTGCTGTTTATGTTGGACCGGAGCTAAGGAGGTTTATCATACCGACAAGCTATCTTAGCCACTCTCTGTTCAAGGTTTTGCTCgagaaagcagaggaagagtTTGGGTTTGATCAGAGCGGTGCGCTCACCATCCCTTGCGAGGTCGAGACTTTCAAGTACTTGCTTAAGTGCATGGAGAACAATCTTAAAGATCTTCATCCTGATGACAACTCTG ATGGGGAGGCAGTAGCAGCAAAGGAAGAGTAA